The Gambusia affinis linkage group LG11, SWU_Gaff_1.0, whole genome shotgun sequence genome contains a region encoding:
- the LOC122839387 gene encoding mitochondrial pyruvate carrier 2-like: MIKEYEQRQTSNVGLPKNLAGPKTVFFWAPMFKWGLVMAGLADMTRPADKLSTSQSAVLTATGLIWSRYSLVIIPKNWNLFAVNFFVGSAGASQLYRIWNYKQELKAKEAES, encoded by the exons ATGATAAAGGAATACGAGCAAAGACAAACTTCTAACGTTGGATTACCCAAAAACTTAGCAG gtccaaaaacagtttttttctgggCCCCGATGTTTAAATGG GGCCTGGTCATGGCTGGTTTGGCTGATATGACCCGACCAGCAGATAAACTCAGCACCTCCCAGTCCGCAGTGCTGACAGCCACAG GGCTCATCTGGTCCAGATATTCGCTGGTCATTATCCCAAAGAACTGGAACCTTTTCGCTGTGAACTTCTTCGTGGGCAGCGCAGGAGCGTCCCAGCTCTACAGGATCTGGAA CTACAAGCAGGAGCTGAAGGCTAAAGAAGCCGAGTCGTGA